Proteins from one Ipomoea triloba cultivar NCNSP0323 chromosome 1, ASM357664v1 genomic window:
- the LOC115997686 gene encoding endoribonuclease YBEY, chloroplastic isoform X1 yields the protein MVSRLCPLLRNLHPPAPSLSGDGMAVRVLPRAIPSTYVVTVSASSRSHFRLSPTLSRLSFPTSSIEPSSIFERRFGNGPGRKEFSSWSFARSFGRVLAHRREYRKNSRRPVKRKGKELDLSVKICIEEQLPDDPEVLDIAEMLRLNVPMALKLALDGLKDSEYKTRDTAIGDVGSFESIELSVLLCNDEFIRALNKEWRDEDKPTDVLSMSQHIPELKIPILMLGDIVISVETAAKQAEERGHTLLDEIRILLVHGLLHLLGFDHEISDEAETEMEEKEEALLNRLGWKGKGLIHSAYDTDGTTSIETIDDRKMEGGLRFYRPKFRYIFCDMDGTLLNSKSQITCATAQALKEATSRGVKVVIATGKTRPAVINLMKTVDLVGKDGIISEFSPGVFLQGLLVYGRQGREISRRNLDPNVCREACLYSLKHKVPLIAFSEDRCLTLFDHPSVESLHTIYYEPKAEIIPSVEQLLAGVEIQKMIFLDTAEGVASTLRPYWMEATGEYASVVQAVPDMLEIVPSGTSKGRGVQMLLDHLGVSPNEIMAIGDGENDMEMLELASLGVALSNGSEKAKAVANVIGSSNDEDGAADAIYRYAF from the exons ATGGTCTCTCGCCTTTGCCCTCTCCTCCGAAATCTCCACCCTCCTGCTCCATCTCTATCCGGCGACGGTATGGCTGTGCGTGTTCTTCCACGCGCCATTCCTTCCACCTACGTCGTGACAGTGAGCGCTTCTTCGCGTTCGCATTTTAGGCTCTCGCCGACGCTTAGTCGCCTCTCATTTCCAACTTCGTCTATTGAGCCGTCCTCGATTTTTGAGAGAAGGTTCGGCAATGGCCCGGGCCGCAAAGAATTTAGTAGTTGGAGCTTCGCACGGTCGTTCGGGAGAGTGCTCGCGCACCGGAGAGAGTATAGGAAAAATTCAAGGCGGCCGGTGAAGAGGAAGGGAAAAGAACTGGACCTTAGTGTAAAGATTTGCATTGAAGAGCAGTTGCCTGATGATCCTGAAGTTCTG GATATTGCTGAAATGCTCCGACTTAATGTGCCAATGGCATTAAAATTAGCACTTGATGGTTTGAAAGATTCAGAGTATAAAACTAGAGATACTGCAATTGGTGATGTTGGTTCTTTTGAGAGCATTGAATTATCTGTACTTCTTTGCAACGATGAGTTCATCCGCGCGCTGAATAAAGAGTGGAGAGATGAAGATAAGCCTACTGATGTCCTCTCAATGTCTCAACATATTCCTGAACTTAAAATTCCCATC CTCATGTTGGGTGACATCGTAATTTCTGTTGAGACAGCTGCGAAGCAAGCAGAGGAAAGAGGGCATACTCTTCTTGACGAGATACGCATCCTTCTG GTTCATGGATTGCTACATCTTTTGGGATTTGATCATGAAATTAGTGATGAGGCAGAAACTGAAATGGAGGAGAAGGAGGAGGCACTTTTGAATAGGCTTGGATGGAAAGGGAAAGGATTAATTCATAGTGCTTATGACACTGATGGAACTACGTCTATTGAGACTATAGATG ACAGGAAGATGGAAGGTGGTCTTCGATTTTACAGACCAAAGTTTAGATATATCTTTTGTGATATGGATG GCACTCTTCTAAATAGCAAAAGTCAGATTACTTGTGCAACAGCACAAGCTCTAAAAGAGGCTACTTCAAGGGGTGTAAAAGTAGTGATAGCTACTGGAAAA ACTCGTCCTGCTGTCATAAATTTGATGAAGACAGTAGACTTAGTAGGAAAGGATGGCATCATTTCAGAGTTTTCTCCTGGTGTGTTCTTGCAG GGACTGCTTGTGTATGGTAGACAAGGTAGGGAAATTTCGAGAAGGAATTTAGACCCCAATGTCTGCAGAGAG GCATGCCTCTACTCTCTCAAACACAAAGTTCCTCTTATTGCCTTCAGTGAAGATCGTTGTTTAACTTTATTTGACCACCCTTCCGTGGAATCACTTCACACAATATATTATGAGCCAAAG GCGGAGATCATTCCAAGTGTTGAACAACTTCTGGCAGGAGTGGAAATACAG AAGATGATATTCTTGGACACTGCTGAAGGAGTGGCTTCTACATTGAGACCATATTGGATGGAAGCAACCGGGGAATATGCTTCTGTTGTACAAGCTGTACCAGATATGCTTGAAATTGTTCCTTCAGGAACTTCTAAAGGCAGAGGAGTCCAAATGCTTCTTGATCATTTAGGTGTTAGTCCAAATGAG ATAATGGCGATTGGTGATGGGGAAAACGATATGGAGATGCTTGAGCTGGCTTCTCTGGGCGTTGCTCTCAGCAATGGATCAGAGAAGGCAAAGGCTGTCGCTAATGTGATTGGTTCCAGCAACGATGAAGATGGAGCAGCTGATGCAATTTATCGCTATGCATTTTAA
- the LOC115997686 gene encoding endoribonuclease YBEY, chloroplastic isoform X3 gives MLRLNVPMALKLALDGLKDSEYKTRDTAIGDVGSFESIELSVLLCNDEFIRALNKEWRDEDKPTDVLSMSQHIPELKIPILMLGDIVISVETAAKQAEERGHTLLDEIRILLVHGLLHLLGFDHEISDEAETEMEEKEEALLNRLGWKGKGLIHSAYDTDGTTSIETIDDRKMEGGLRFYRPKFRYIFCDMDGTLLNSKSQITCATAQALKEATSRGVKVVIATGKTRPAVINLMKTVDLVGKDGIISEFSPGVFLQGLLVYGRQGREISRRNLDPNVCREACLYSLKHKVPLIAFSEDRCLTLFDHPSVESLHTIYYEPKAEIIPSVEQLLAGVEIQKMIFLDTAEGVASTLRPYWMEATGEYASVVQAVPDMLEIVPSGTSKGRGVQMLLDHLGVSPNEIMAIGDGENDMEMLELASLGVALSNGSEKAKAVANVIGSSNDEDGAADAIYRYAF, from the exons ATGCTCCGACTTAATGTGCCAATGGCATTAAAATTAGCACTTGATGGTTTGAAAGATTCAGAGTATAAAACTAGAGATACTGCAATTGGTGATGTTGGTTCTTTTGAGAGCATTGAATTATCTGTACTTCTTTGCAACGATGAGTTCATCCGCGCGCTGAATAAAGAGTGGAGAGATGAAGATAAGCCTACTGATGTCCTCTCAATGTCTCAACATATTCCTGAACTTAAAATTCCCATC CTCATGTTGGGTGACATCGTAATTTCTGTTGAGACAGCTGCGAAGCAAGCAGAGGAAAGAGGGCATACTCTTCTTGACGAGATACGCATCCTTCTG GTTCATGGATTGCTACATCTTTTGGGATTTGATCATGAAATTAGTGATGAGGCAGAAACTGAAATGGAGGAGAAGGAGGAGGCACTTTTGAATAGGCTTGGATGGAAAGGGAAAGGATTAATTCATAGTGCTTATGACACTGATGGAACTACGTCTATTGAGACTATAGATG ACAGGAAGATGGAAGGTGGTCTTCGATTTTACAGACCAAAGTTTAGATATATCTTTTGTGATATGGATG GCACTCTTCTAAATAGCAAAAGTCAGATTACTTGTGCAACAGCACAAGCTCTAAAAGAGGCTACTTCAAGGGGTGTAAAAGTAGTGATAGCTACTGGAAAA ACTCGTCCTGCTGTCATAAATTTGATGAAGACAGTAGACTTAGTAGGAAAGGATGGCATCATTTCAGAGTTTTCTCCTGGTGTGTTCTTGCAG GGACTGCTTGTGTATGGTAGACAAGGTAGGGAAATTTCGAGAAGGAATTTAGACCCCAATGTCTGCAGAGAG GCATGCCTCTACTCTCTCAAACACAAAGTTCCTCTTATTGCCTTCAGTGAAGATCGTTGTTTAACTTTATTTGACCACCCTTCCGTGGAATCACTTCACACAATATATTATGAGCCAAAG GCGGAGATCATTCCAAGTGTTGAACAACTTCTGGCAGGAGTGGAAATACAG AAGATGATATTCTTGGACACTGCTGAAGGAGTGGCTTCTACATTGAGACCATATTGGATGGAAGCAACCGGGGAATATGCTTCTGTTGTACAAGCTGTACCAGATATGCTTGAAATTGTTCCTTCAGGAACTTCTAAAGGCAGAGGAGTCCAAATGCTTCTTGATCATTTAGGTGTTAGTCCAAATGAG ATAATGGCGATTGGTGATGGGGAAAACGATATGGAGATGCTTGAGCTGGCTTCTCTGGGCGTTGCTCTCAGCAATGGATCAGAGAAGGCAAAGGCTGTCGCTAATGTGATTGGTTCCAGCAACGATGAAGATGGAGCAGCTGATGCAATTTATCGCTATGCATTTTAA
- the LOC115997686 gene encoding endoribonuclease YBEY, chloroplastic isoform X2: MNDIAEMLRLNVPMALKLALDGLKDSEYKTRDTAIGDVGSFESIELSVLLCNDEFIRALNKEWRDEDKPTDVLSMSQHIPELKIPILMLGDIVISVETAAKQAEERGHTLLDEIRILLVHGLLHLLGFDHEISDEAETEMEEKEEALLNRLGWKGKGLIHSAYDTDGTTSIETIDDRKMEGGLRFYRPKFRYIFCDMDGTLLNSKSQITCATAQALKEATSRGVKVVIATGKTRPAVINLMKTVDLVGKDGIISEFSPGVFLQGLLVYGRQGREISRRNLDPNVCREACLYSLKHKVPLIAFSEDRCLTLFDHPSVESLHTIYYEPKAEIIPSVEQLLAGVEIQKMIFLDTAEGVASTLRPYWMEATGEYASVVQAVPDMLEIVPSGTSKGRGVQMLLDHLGVSPNEIMAIGDGENDMEMLELASLGVALSNGSEKAKAVANVIGSSNDEDGAADAIYRYAF; the protein is encoded by the exons atgaat GATATTGCTGAAATGCTCCGACTTAATGTGCCAATGGCATTAAAATTAGCACTTGATGGTTTGAAAGATTCAGAGTATAAAACTAGAGATACTGCAATTGGTGATGTTGGTTCTTTTGAGAGCATTGAATTATCTGTACTTCTTTGCAACGATGAGTTCATCCGCGCGCTGAATAAAGAGTGGAGAGATGAAGATAAGCCTACTGATGTCCTCTCAATGTCTCAACATATTCCTGAACTTAAAATTCCCATC CTCATGTTGGGTGACATCGTAATTTCTGTTGAGACAGCTGCGAAGCAAGCAGAGGAAAGAGGGCATACTCTTCTTGACGAGATACGCATCCTTCTG GTTCATGGATTGCTACATCTTTTGGGATTTGATCATGAAATTAGTGATGAGGCAGAAACTGAAATGGAGGAGAAGGAGGAGGCACTTTTGAATAGGCTTGGATGGAAAGGGAAAGGATTAATTCATAGTGCTTATGACACTGATGGAACTACGTCTATTGAGACTATAGATG ACAGGAAGATGGAAGGTGGTCTTCGATTTTACAGACCAAAGTTTAGATATATCTTTTGTGATATGGATG GCACTCTTCTAAATAGCAAAAGTCAGATTACTTGTGCAACAGCACAAGCTCTAAAAGAGGCTACTTCAAGGGGTGTAAAAGTAGTGATAGCTACTGGAAAA ACTCGTCCTGCTGTCATAAATTTGATGAAGACAGTAGACTTAGTAGGAAAGGATGGCATCATTTCAGAGTTTTCTCCTGGTGTGTTCTTGCAG GGACTGCTTGTGTATGGTAGACAAGGTAGGGAAATTTCGAGAAGGAATTTAGACCCCAATGTCTGCAGAGAG GCATGCCTCTACTCTCTCAAACACAAAGTTCCTCTTATTGCCTTCAGTGAAGATCGTTGTTTAACTTTATTTGACCACCCTTCCGTGGAATCACTTCACACAATATATTATGAGCCAAAG GCGGAGATCATTCCAAGTGTTGAACAACTTCTGGCAGGAGTGGAAATACAG AAGATGATATTCTTGGACACTGCTGAAGGAGTGGCTTCTACATTGAGACCATATTGGATGGAAGCAACCGGGGAATATGCTTCTGTTGTACAAGCTGTACCAGATATGCTTGAAATTGTTCCTTCAGGAACTTCTAAAGGCAGAGGAGTCCAAATGCTTCTTGATCATTTAGGTGTTAGTCCAAATGAG ATAATGGCGATTGGTGATGGGGAAAACGATATGGAGATGCTTGAGCTGGCTTCTCTGGGCGTTGCTCTCAGCAATGGATCAGAGAAGGCAAAGGCTGTCGCTAATGTGATTGGTTCCAGCAACGATGAAGATGGAGCAGCTGATGCAATTTATCGCTATGCATTTTAA